In Triticum aestivum cultivar Chinese Spring chromosome 5B, IWGSC CS RefSeq v2.1, whole genome shotgun sequence, the following proteins share a genomic window:
- the LOC123111570 gene encoding phosphoglycolate phosphatase 2, which yields MAKGLLTADAARSLVGSVDAFLFDCDGVIWKGDELIQGVPETLELLRKLGKKLVFVTNNSRKSRRQYSKKFKTLGLEVTEEEIFTSSFAAAMFLKLNNFSPEKKVYVVGEDGILDELKLAGFECFGGPEDGKKNIMLEANFYFDHDKSVGAVVVGLDQYFNYYKMQYASLCIRENPGCLFIATNRDPTGHMTSAQEWPGAGTMVAAVSCSVQKEPIVVGKPSSFLMDFLLKSFNLETSRMCMVGDRLDTDILFGQNTGCKTLLVLSGVTTLPELQDASNTIHPDLYTNSVHDLVKLLQQ from the exons ATGGCCAAAGGTCTCCTCACCGCCGACGCCGCCCGATCCCTCGTCGGCTCCGTCGACGCCTTCCTCTTCGATTGCGATG GGGTGATTTGGAAAGGGGACGAGCTCATCCAAGGGGTCCCCGAGACGCTGGAGTTGCTGCGAAAATTG GGCAAGAAATTAGTTTTTGTAACAAACAATTCTAGGAAGTCGAGAAGGCAGtattcaaagaaattcaaaacacTTGGCCTTGAAGTTACTGAG GAAGAGATCTTCACGTCATCATTTGCAGCAGCCATGTTCTTGAAGTTAAATAATTTTTCTCCAGAAAAGAAG GTTTATGTTGTTGGTGAGGATGGCATTTTGGATGAGCTCAAGTTAGCTGGCTTTGAATGTTTTGGTGGTCCG GAGGATGGCAAGAAAAACATAATGTTAGAGGCGAACTTCTACTTTGACCACGACAAAAGT GTTGGAGCTGTCGTTGTTGGACTTGATCAGTACTTCAACTATTACAAAATGCA GTATGCAAGCTTGTGTATCCGTGAGAATCCAGGCTGTCTTTTCATTGCGACCAACCGTGATCCTACTGGACATATGACATCCGCCCAAGAATGGCCAG GAGCTGGAACTATGGTTGCTGCAGTAAGTTGCTCGGTGCAGAAAGAGCCCATTGTTGTTGGAAAACCTTCAAGCTTTTTGATGGACTTCCTATTGAAAAG CTTCAATTTGGAAACGTCGAGAATGTGCATGGTTGGTGACAGACTAGACACAGACATACTATTTGGCCAGAATACTGGTTGCAAGACCCTCCTTGTTCTGTCAG GTGTGACTACCTTACCAGAACTTCAGGATGCCTCAAATACCATCCATCCAGATCTTTACACAAACTCTGTGCACGATCTCGTCAAGTTGCTGCAGCAATAA